In the genome of Bacteroides mediterraneensis, the window AGGCAGACAGGCCAATAGAATGAATAACAGTTTTTTCATAATTCGTATAATGGTTTACAATTTAATTTTCTGGAGTGAAGATAGCGATTTCCGCCATATTGCTTGTAAAGATAGCCATTTTTTTTCTCCTGCATGCAGGAATCGGATTTCTTATCATTTTTTTGCGGGTCGCTGTCATTCTGTCATTTGTGTGGAAGGTATGATATTTGCGGGAATTGTTCAGAATAAAAGTACTGGAGTGATATGGATACAGCAAACAACGGACGAGTGGTGATTATGAATTTCACGGGTGTGTACGACTGGGAACGTTTTTCCCATGAGCGGAATTACACGTGGCTGGATTGCACGCATCTGAAGGGTACGGAATGTTATTGTGACAAAGAAGGGGCCGGCGCTTTGAAGCGGTTGATAGCCGGTTATCCGGCCCGGGGGATTCACTTTATCGATTCCGGCAATTATCATTATCTGACAAAATTCTGGACCGACAAGATTCGGCAGCCTTTTTCACTGGTGGTGTTTGACCATCATCCTGACATGCAGCCTCCGCTGTTTGAGGGTGTGATCTCTTGTGGAGGATGGGTGAAGGACGTGATGGACACCAATCCTTACGTACGGAATGTGATTCTGGCAGGAGTATCGGAAAAATTGAAGGAGGTTATTCCGGAGGCCTGTCGGGAGCGGGTGATTTTCTATGGCGAGAAGGAGCTTTCGCATGAAGAGGCTTGGAAACAGTTTTCTGTGCAGCATGTGGAAGGACCTGTATACTTGTCAATTGATAAGGATGTATTGGATGCGCAATCTGCTGCGACCAACTGGGACCAGGGGACGCTTTCACTTCCGGAACTGGAGCAACTGCTGTCGGTGGTATTGCACCATGAACAAGTGATTGGAATTGATATTTGTGGAGAATGCCCTACCACCTTGGATATTTTCAAAGAAAAGCAGGAAG includes:
- a CDS encoding arginase family protein; translation: MDTANNGRVVIMNFTGVYDWERFSHERNYTWLDCTHLKGTECYCDKEGAGALKRLIAGYPARGIHFIDSGNYHYLTKFWTDKIRQPFSLVVFDHHPDMQPPLFEGVISCGGWVKDVMDTNPYVRNVILAGVSEKLKEVIPEACRERVIFYGEKELSHEEAWKQFSVQHVEGPVYLSIDKDVLDAQSAATNWDQGTLSLPELEQLLSVVLHHEQVIGIDICGECPTTLDIFKEKQEVALDSKANQELLDFFWRNKQAE